In one Fundidesulfovibrio magnetotacticus genomic region, the following are encoded:
- a CDS encoding XRE family transcriptional regulator, which translates to MHTATALGDRIKTIRGELNQEEFAQLLGVNRNTLRAYERGVNQPNAEFLAILSSKFYANPAWILLGEGPMLRGGTDGQTAPAPLVSTVCEPEIVMIPKVKARLSAGGGSLETGDEVVGLYAFRTEFVKRKGNSREMVLMDVSGDSMEPEIKSGDTLLIDQSQRKIIAGCIYAVGMDEEVVVKVLEKAPGKLILRSYNTLFPAIEIDMRGDLSDGVRIIGRVIWWCREAR; encoded by the coding sequence TTGCACACCGCCACTGCCCTAGGGGACCGTATAAAAACCATCAGAGGGGAGCTTAACCAGGAGGAGTTTGCGCAACTCCTGGGGGTCAACCGCAACACCCTGCGGGCGTATGAGCGTGGCGTAAACCAGCCAAACGCAGAGTTCCTGGCCATCCTAAGCTCAAAATTCTATGCAAACCCCGCCTGGATTCTTCTTGGAGAAGGCCCGATGCTCCGGGGTGGAACTGACGGGCAAACCGCACCAGCACCACTCGTCTCAACGGTCTGCGAGCCTGAAATTGTGATGATTCCAAAGGTCAAAGCACGTCTGAGCGCAGGCGGTGGCAGCCTGGAGACAGGGGACGAGGTCGTCGGCCTCTACGCGTTTAGGACGGAATTCGTTAAACGCAAAGGCAACTCCAGAGAGATGGTGTTGATGGACGTGTCCGGCGACTCAATGGAACCGGAAATCAAGAGCGGAGACACGCTGTTGATTGACCAGAGCCAACGCAAGATCATTGCTGGCTGCATCTACGCTGTTGGCATGGATGAGGAGGTAGTCGTCAAGGTGCTGGAAAAGGCCCCGGGCAAGCTCATCCTGAGGAGCTACAATACGCTGTTTCCTGCGATTGAGATCGACATGCGCGGCGACCTCTCCGATGGCGTTCGGATCATCGGCCGTGTAATCTGGTGGTGCCGCGAGGCCCGTTGA
- a CDS encoding DDE-type integrase/transposase/recombinase, whose product MDASSIHRRASREGWAFRPRQGRGGGREFLPASLPADIREALVRVSASEAASAGRREALALRLNEDLNARAASASRQEGLARIVCLSGRARSRAEARAALVAACSDFTAQAGLGRRAGRELFAVQYNAQAITVDAEIRALVSKVCANSLHNWEKTLEREGLARLAGNYGQHRRGSGVIDSNPELRQFVLAMLVDHPHADAKNISRAIDARFHDQNLRVSLRNLQRWLRSWKEQNAQLHTAMTNPDAWRSKYKAAGGSASAHILRLNQRWEIDSTLGDVMLADGKRHAVIGCVDVYSRRHKLHVARTSSSAGVLSLLRRCLLDWGIPEELGTDNGQDYTSRQVQSVLAGLDIRQDLAPPFTPEHKPFVERAFRTFSHGLLELCGGYIGHDVAERKAIESRRSMANRLFKTGQSVELRMTPEELQAFCDRWTDTVFAHDPHAGLNGRSPWQMAAAWTEPVARIQDERALDVLLLPAADGDGMRRIAKKGIKLGGAWYDSPALGGHEGQSVRVLVDDGDLGSCHVFLSSGDGWEWLRAGLRWSAIS is encoded by the coding sequence ATGGACGCAAGCAGCATCCATCGCCGCGCCAGCCGTGAGGGGTGGGCGTTTCGCCCGCGCCAGGGCCGTGGCGGCGGGCGGGAATTCCTCCCTGCCTCCCTCCCCGCAGACATCCGCGAGGCCCTGGTGCGCGTCTCCGCGTCCGAGGCGGCCTCCGCCGGGCGCAGGGAGGCCCTGGCCCTGCGGTTGAACGAGGATTTGAACGCCCGCGCCGCGTCCGCCTCGCGTCAGGAGGGCCTGGCCCGGATCGTCTGCCTGTCCGGCCGCGCCCGCTCCCGCGCCGAGGCCCGGGCCGCCCTGGTGGCCGCCTGCAGCGACTTCACCGCCCAGGCGGGCCTTGGCCGCCGCGCCGGGCGCGAGCTGTTCGCGGTGCAGTACAACGCCCAGGCCATCACCGTGGACGCGGAGATCCGCGCGCTGGTCTCCAAGGTGTGCGCCAACTCGCTGCACAACTGGGAGAAGACCCTGGAGCGCGAGGGCTTGGCGCGCCTGGCCGGAAACTACGGGCAGCATCGCCGGGGCTCGGGCGTGATCGACTCCAACCCCGAGCTGCGCCAGTTCGTGCTGGCCATGCTGGTGGACCACCCCCACGCGGACGCCAAAAACATTTCGCGCGCAATCGACGCCCGTTTTCACGACCAGAATTTGCGCGTCTCATTGCGCAATCTGCAACGCTGGCTGCGCTCCTGGAAGGAGCAGAACGCCCAACTGCACACGGCGATGACCAACCCAGACGCCTGGCGCTCCAAGTACAAGGCGGCGGGAGGCAGCGCCTCCGCGCACATTCTGCGCCTCAACCAGCGCTGGGAGATCGACTCCACCCTGGGCGACGTGATGCTCGCCGACGGCAAGCGTCACGCCGTCATCGGGTGCGTCGACGTGTACTCCCGCCGGCACAAGCTCCACGTGGCCCGCACCAGCTCCTCGGCCGGCGTGCTCTCGCTGCTGCGCCGCTGCCTGCTGGACTGGGGCATCCCGGAGGAGCTGGGCACCGACAACGGCCAGGACTACACGAGCCGCCAGGTGCAGTCGGTCCTGGCCGGGCTGGACATCCGCCAGGATCTCGCCCCGCCCTTCACCCCGGAACACAAGCCGTTCGTCGAGCGCGCTTTCCGGACGTTCTCGCACGGCCTCCTGGAGCTTTGCGGCGGCTACATCGGCCACGACGTAGCCGAGCGCAAGGCCATCGAATCACGCCGCAGCATGGCCAACCGGCTGTTCAAAACCGGGCAGTCCGTTGAACTGCGCATGACGCCGGAAGAGCTGCAAGCGTTCTGCGACCGCTGGACGGACACGGTCTTTGCCCACGATCCCCACGCCGGGTTGAACGGCCGTTCCCCCTGGCAGATGGCCGCCGCGTGGACCGAACCCGTGGCCCGCATCCAGGACGAACGCGCCCTGGACGTGCTCCTGCTGCCTGCTGCGGACGGCGACGGCATGCGCCGCATCGCCAAGAAGGGCATCAAGCTGGGCGGTGCCTGGTACGACAGCCCGGCCCTGGGCGGCCATGAGGGCCAAAGCGTCCGCGTGCTGGTGGATGACGGAGACCTGGGCTCCTGCCACGTGTTCCTCTCTTCCGGGGATGGCTGGGAGTGGCTGAGGGCGGGCTTGCGGTGGTCGGCCATCAGCTAG
- a CDS encoding lytic transglycosylase domain-containing protein translates to MSRLYEQLVADVAQELLIPVSLALALVQVESGFDPTAWNPEPRYRYVVDCRTGKPFRTLTPEERGVSVPPADFPAPAGADRDAEWWGQRASWGLCQVMGANARALGYRGKFLTGLCCDPAEGVRLGLKHLRKLADHFLPATGWQGVMAAYNAGSPRRAPGGAWENQDYVDKIASALNGAWPK, encoded by the coding sequence GTGTCCAGATTGTACGAGCAGCTCGTCGCCGACGTGGCCCAGGAGCTGTTGATCCCCGTGTCCTTGGCCCTGGCGCTGGTCCAGGTGGAATCCGGCTTCGACCCCACCGCCTGGAACCCCGAACCCCGCTACCGCTACGTGGTGGACTGCCGCACCGGGAAGCCCTTCCGGACGCTCACGCCTGAGGAGCGCGGGGTGAGCGTCCCCCCCGCCGACTTCCCGGCCCCCGCCGGGGCGGACCGCGACGCCGAATGGTGGGGCCAGCGCGCCAGCTGGGGCCTGTGCCAGGTGATGGGGGCCAACGCTCGCGCCCTGGGCTACCGGGGCAAGTTCCTCACCGGCCTGTGCTGCGATCCCGCCGAAGGTGTGCGCCTGGGCCTGAAGCACCTGCGCAAGCTGGCGGACCATTTCCTGCCCGCCACGGGCTGGCAGGGCGTGATGGCCGCATACAACGCGGGCAGCCCGCGCCGCGCCCCGGGCGGGGCCTGGGAAAATCAGGACTACGTGGACAAGATCGCCTCCGCGCTGAACGGCGCGTGGCCCAAATAA